The genome window GCACCCACATCGACACGGTCAGCGCCTGCCGGCAGTCCACCGGAGACTCGTGCAGCGCATCCTGTCCGGCGCAACTGAACCGCCGCGAAGCGCGGCCGACCGCCCCCGGCTCCGCGCCGCGTTCAAATGACTGCTCAAATTGAAGAATCGGCCTGCGTTCGGCCACCTGCAGGTCAAACACCGGCTCCAGCTCACTCCAGGGACGCGCGCCGCTCTGCACAGTCCACGCCTGATATTTCTTTGCCAGCCGCGACGCGATCTCCGGACACGCGGCGGCCAGATCCGTTGTTTCGGTGCGGTCGTTTTTCAGGTTATACAACTCCCACTCCGCCGCGCGCGGTGCGGCCGGATAGCCATAGTGACTGTACAGCTGCACATCCTTTTCATAGCGCGAAACCAGTTTCCAGTCGCCGTCGCGCACCGCGCGGTTGCCTTCATGTTCAAAAAACAATGCCCGTTCAGGCAGCGCTCCTCCATTCAGCAGCGGCAGCAGGCTTTCCCCTTCCGGCGGCTGGATGCGATACGCGCGGCCTTCGCGCTCAAACACATCCGGAAGTTCCGCGCCGGCGGCATCCAGGCAGGTCGCCATCACATCCACCACATGTCCCGGGGTACGGTCCAGCGCGCCTTTCACCGACTCATCCATTCCGGCCGGCCAGTTGATAATGCAGGGGGTCGAAATTCCGCCTTCATGAACCCAATGCTTGTACATGCGGAACGGCGTATTCTGCACATGCGCCCACGGCATAAAACAGCCCTGGTACGACTCCGGCGTCCCAACCTCCCGCCGGTCATGGCTGCCGACCTCCTCCGGACACCCTCCATTGTCAGCCAAAAACAGAATCAATGTGTTGTCGCGCACGCCGCTCTTTTCCAGCCAGGCAATCACATCGCCGAGCTTCTGGTCCATCCGGTCGATCATGGCGGCATAGACGGCCATCTTCAGGTCCCAGTCATCCTTATCGTACTGGTTCATCGGCACACCGTCCCAGCCGTCGGCCGAATCGCCCGGAATGCTGTCCCATGCCGGCAGGGCCGGGTCGCGCGGCGGAAGCGTCCAGGACGGATCGAGGATCTTCCGTTTCTGCATTGCTTTGAAACGGCGCTCGCGCACTTCGTCCCACCCGTTTCTGAACTTGTCCTTTTTCCAGCGGTACTTAGCAATATCTTCCGGCCGGGCATGCATCGGCCAGTGCGGCGCATCAAACGCCAGATACATGAAAAACGGCTTCTGCGCCTGCTCGGATTTCCATTCTTCAAGAAAACGAATCGCGTAATCGGCTTCGGCGTCGGTCAGGTAAAACGAATCGTCAAACCCCAGCTCCTCCTTGGATTTGCACTGCGCCGGATCGCCGGTGAAGTTCACGGCCAGCCAGGGCGGATTGAAATAGTTCACCCGGAAGCTGCGCAGGAAACTGCGGTCGAATCCGCGGCGGCAGGGCGCGTGCTGCTGGTCGCGAAGCGTGTGGGCCACATGCCATTTTCCGGAATGCATCGTCCAGTATCCGGCGGCGTTGAGCGCCTCGGCAATGGTCATGCAGTTGTGGTTCAAATGCCCCTGATACGCCAGCGCGTCCAGCGGCTCGGCCATATAGCCCATGCCGGCCTTGTGCGGATAAAGCCCGGTCAGCAGGGAAGCCCGGCTCGGCATGCAGCGCGCGGTATTGTAAAACTGCGTCAGGGTTAAACCCTCCGCGGCCAGCCGGTCCACGGTCGGCGTCTCGATGCAGGAACCGAAACAGCCCAGATCCGAGTAGCCCATATCATCGACCAGCACCACCAGGATGTTCGGCGGCGGTTCCGGTTTCGCCATGGCCCAGAATCCTGCCAGCAACGCGGCAACGCCCGTTTTATAAATGCGGTTCCTCATCGGCTTCTCCTCCTTTTACAGGCACACGGATTCCGGCGCATACAGCTCTTCATGCAGTGCGCGCAGCCGCTCCTCCGCTATTTTTATGACCTTGCGGTCGTAAGTGACCAGCCCGTTGATTTCGCCTTCCACATCCGTTGTCTGGGTATACACCGCCGCCTGCAGGCTTTTTTCGCGAATCCCGAACAGGATTCGGCTCAGCCGTTTCTGATACTGCGCCACCAGCTCCTCAACATTCTCATAGCTCTGATAGCCCCAGTTGCGATCCCACCAGAGATGCCCGTGCACCGCGTAGCCGAGCCCGCCGAATTCGCCGACGACCACAGCGCGGTCTTTCCGCGGTTCAGGAATCAGGGTTTCCTCCCAGTAGTTGTGAATGTCATACAGGTCGCCGATGTCGCGGTCTTCCCAGCCGCTGGTGCTGCTGACCAGCCGGGTCGAATCCAGCGACCGGATCAGCTGCGTTTTATGCGCCACTTCGTGCTGGCCCCAGCCTTCGTTCAGCGGCACCCAGACCGCAATGCAGGGATAGTTGTAAAGCGACGCAATCATTTCGCGCAGCTCGGCATCAAACGCAATCGCCGAGCGCGAACGCATCAGCACATCCTTTTGACCGCCTTCGGGCACATGCTGCACCGTGCAGCGTTTTTCCAGATCAATTTCAGACGCCTGAATAAACCCGCTCGGCATGTCCTGCCAGACCAGCATCCCAATCCGGTCGCAGTGAGCATAAAACGCCTGCGGCTCGATCTTGATGTGCTTGCGCACCATGTTGAATCCGGCGGCCTTCAGGAAATCGACATCCCAGCGCAGCGCGTCTTCACTCGGCGGCGTCAGCAGTCCGTCCGGCCACCAGCCCTGGTCCAGCGTTCCGTACTGGAAAAGCGGTTCATTGTTGAGCAGCACCTGCACCCCGTCCCCGTCCGGAGCCATGCTGATTTTCCGCATGGCAAAATACGACCTGGCATGATCGAGCGACTCCCTGGAATCCCCCTGCCCGGAAAAAAGTTCCACCCGCAAATCATAAAGCTTCGGAGCGTCCGGACTCCACAGTTCCGGGGAAACCAGCGGCAATATCAGGGAATCATCGATATGCCCCCTCGTTTCGGCAATCTTCACATCGCCGTCAAAGACCGATACCTGAACACAATCACGCCAGCGACTCGGCGGCACCCGCCCGATCACCTGCACCTCGACGCTGGAGGCGTCCACATCCGGCGTAATGCGCAGTTCCTCAATCGAGTTTTCCTTTGCGACCGGCTCCAGCCAAACCGTCTGCCAGATTCCGGTCACCGGCGTATACCAGATATTATGCGGGAACAAATCCTGTTTGCCGCGCGGCTGGTCTTCGGAGCTGGTCGGATCCCAGACCGAAACCAGCAGTTCGTTTTCGCCGTCGATCAAAAACGCGGACACATCAAAAAAGAAAGGCGTGTTCCCGCCGCGATGATGTCCGGCCAGCCCGCCGTTCACCCAGACCGTGCACTCATAATCCACCGCGCCGAAATGCAGCAGCACGGCATTGTCTTTCCAATCCCTGGACACGTCAACGGTCCGGCGGTACCACAGCCGTTCCTCCGGCGACACGCGCCGCCCGACGCCGGACAGAGCCGACTCGATACAAAACGGAACCAGAATTTCCCCGTCAAACTCTGCGGGGCCCGCATCCGTTTTTGGCAAAACAGAATATTCCCACAATCCATTCAGGTTCATCCACTCTTCCCGCTGCATCTGCGGCCGCGGATATTCCTGCCAAACCGACTCAGGATTCAGCTGCTCGCCCCACACCGTCATCAGCGGCGATTCTGCCGGCTTCCAGTTTGTATCTGCCATTGGTCTTCTCCCTGTAAAATTCTTGAGTTTGACTCTATTAAACAACATGCCCGCCTTTTCCGGAATAACCGCGCCTTTATAAAACATGCCTCAAAATCCACTCGCGCCTGTAAAATCTGACAGCGGATCCTTGAGCTGAAATTCCGCTTCCGGTAAACTTCCGGTCATCTTTGCGAGAGGGGAAGCCCGGCACACCTATGGAAAATAACCGTATTATAGAAACCCAGGTCGAACGGATCATCATTCCTGAAAACTCACGGGAACGCATTCTCACCCAGCCGTCGCCCAACATCCACTGCATGGACGATTACAATATCCTGATCGCCGGCATCAGTGAACTGACCAAAGGATACGGCGCGGAACGCTTTCCCTCTTATTACAACATGATCCTCTACGCCTATTCCGGCTCCGCACAGATTGAAGAAGGCGGCACTACACGGATACTCAAAGCCGGCGAGGTCATGACCGCCCCCATCGGACACACCTTCTCGTACGCCCCGGTGACCGACCGCTGGGAAATCGCTTGGATTCACCTGGTCGACTCTCCGGACTGGAATGCGCTTTTCCCCAAAGCAATCACCGTGCGCCCCGCCCAGTGGGGCCAACTGGTGAAAACCCTCATGGAGGCGTTTATCACCGAATCCAACACCCGGCGCGCCGACTCGCGGCAGCCGCTGCGGCTGTGCACCGAAATGATCACCTGCTACCTGAAACGCGAGCTCGGCATGGAAAACCCGACCGAACTCAAAGCGCGCGAGACCCTGCAGAACCTGTGGAGCCAGGTGCACGCCGACCTGACCCGCAAATGGACGGTGGACGAACTGGCCGGCTCCGCCGGGCTCTGCAAAACCTACCTGCACCGCCTCTGCACCAAATTTTACAACACCTCCCCCATGAACATGATCACCACCATGCGCATGGAACGGGCCGCCGAGCTGCTCTCCTTTTCCAATTACACACTGGAAATGATCGCCGACCAGATCGGCTATGAAAGCGCTTTCACCTTCTCCAAAGCCTTCAAGCGCTACGCAGGCATCAGCCCGAAAGAATTCCGAAAAAAACAATCGGCTACGTAATCCATAGACAGCTTTCGCGGTAGTCGCTCGGGCTGCGGCCGGTATGGCGGCGGAAGAAGTGATTGAACGCCGCGAGGTCGTCGTAACCGACCGCGCGGGCGATTTGAGACACATTCAGCTCATTTTCTTTGAGCAACTCACAGACCTTTTCGATCCGCAACAGCGCCAGCTCTTTCATCGGCGGCCGCAATTGATCCCGGCGGAATGCGGCCGCCAGCCCGGACTTGCTGCACCCAAACTGTTCACTCAGCGAATCCAGGCTGATCTCCTCGTCGAGATGCAGCTCCAGCCAGCTCATAACGCGCGGCGCCAGATGTCCGGTTTCCGGCGGCTCGCAGGTTTCCAATCTTTGAAAAAGATAGCTCACCGCCGCCTGCCGGTGCGCATTGGTCACCTCAAATTCAAAAAAAGTTTCGCGTACAATTTGAACCGAAAGATCATCCGGAGCAACGGCCTCGGATAAACACCCTTCCAGCAGCATTGCCTGCACATCAGTCAGCTCCACCGGTTCCGTCATCGGCAGCGCCACCGGAACGGCTACAGTCCGCCCGCCAACCCGGCACTTCCCGGTTAATACAAACAGAACCTGCGGCTCTTCAGAGGCCGCCAGCCGACGGGAACCATTTACCGTTTTAATCATCATGAAGTAAAAACTAGCTTGATATGCGATAAAAATCAATATAGTTTGATCAAAATTTCACAACGGAGCAAAAAAAAATGGCAAACGTCAACCTGAACGGCATTTTTAAAATTTATGACGACGGCTACGAAGCGGTCCGCAACTTCAACCTGGACATTGAGCACGGTGAATTTCTGGTGCTGGTCGGCCCGTCGGGCTGCGGCAAATCGACGACCCTGCGCATGGTCGCCGGACTCGAAGAAATCAGCCGGGGTGCAATCTCTATCGGCGACCGGGTTGTCAACGATGTAGCCCCCAAAGACCGCGACATTGCCATGGTTTTCCAGAACTATGCGCTCTACCCCCACATGAGCGTCTACGACAACATGGCTTTCGGCCTCAAGTTGCGCAAAATGCCTAAAAAGGAAATCAGGCAACGCGTGGAAAAAGCCGCCGAAATTCTCGGCCTGCAGGATCTGCTCAAACGCAAACCCAAGGCGCTCTCCGGTGGACAGCGCCAGCGCGTCGCCATGGGCCGCGCAATCGTCCGCGAGCCGTCGGTCTTTCTCTTCGATGAACCCCTCTCCAATCTCGACGCAAAAATGCGCGTCGAAATGCGCAAGGAAATCCTGCAGCTGCACCGCCGGATCAGCACCACCATGATTTATGTCACCCACGACCAGATCGAAGCCATGACCCTCGGCGACCGCATCTGCGTCATGAACGTCGGCGTCATTGAGCAGGTTGGGGAACCGACCGTGATTTTCGACCACCCCGCGACCCTGTTCGTCGCCCGCTTCATTGGCACCCCGCCCATGAACATTTTCTCAGGAAAGCTGCGTCGCAGCGCAGAGGGGCAGATCCTCTTCGACGGCGATTCCATTCTATGCCCGCTGCCGGCCGACAAAGCCGCCATGCTCGAAGGATGGGAGGACAAAAACGTCTGCCTAGGCATCCGCCCGCGCGCACTGAAACTGGCAAAGGACGAGGCCCCCATCGTGTTCGAAGGCCGAATCGATGTTTCCGAAATGCTCGGCGAGGAAGTGCTGGTTCACGTCGAATCCGGCGAACACAAATACATCACCAGCATCAATCCGCACGAAGCCGCCGAACTGAAAGACGGCACCATCCGCCTGACGCCGGACCTCACACTCGCCCACATCTTCGACGCCGAAACCGGCCGAAACCTCACCCTGCCCGAAGAGGTAAAAGCAACCACTCTGCCTGCATAATCTTTGGCGTCAGCAGCTTCGCAACAGAAACTCTCATTTAAAGCAGACCGCCCGGCGTACAGCCGAACCGTTTTTTAAACTGCGCGCAGAAGTGGGATACATTGCGATAGCCGCTGGAAAAACAGATCTCCTTCACCGACAGTTCGCTGAGTGCCGCCAGCTCGCGGGCGTTTTGAAGACGTCGGGTTTCGATTGTTTTTCCCGGTGGCTCGCCGTTTTCCGCAGCAAACAGCCGGGTAAAATGAGCGCGGCTCACGCCCAGGCGGCGGGCCAGTTCACTGACGTTGAATGACGGATCGCAGAAACAGGTTTCAATCAGCGCAAGTGCCCGCTCGGCAACACCGCCCGGTTTTCCGCCCGCCCGCAGCGTGCGCGGAATTTCCATAAAAAAGCGGTACGCGCGCGCGGAAACCTCTTCCGCATCGAGCGGTTTTCCGGCAAACCGATCCGCCAGCAGTCCGGCCAGCTGCGGCACCGCGCCGGTATCCGGCGGAAGCTCAAAGCAATACCCCTGCTCCGCCACCAGCGCTTCCCCCCAGCGGTAAAGTTCCCGACTCTGCACGCTGACCCAAATCCATTCCCATTCCATATCGCGAGGCAGCCAGTACGAGGTTGGCGATCCAAACGGCACCAGAAAACCGGTTCCCGGCTTCAGGATTCGCTCTCCGTCTTCGTCCCGAAAGACCGCGCTGCCACTCATCGTATACTGAAAAAGCAGAACCGACCGCTCCGGCGCGCCGTGTGTAGTCCGCGTTGAGTTGTCCCAGTTGATATGGCGCTGCGAACCGTGTTCCCGTTGCCACCCCGCCGCCAGCGGCAAAATCGGAAGCCGGGCATCGCGCGGCAGGGAAAGCATGCAGGGCTCCCCGCTCTCAAAAAGCACAAATCCGTTATCCTGTGTCATAAAACCTGAATAAATATGGGTTTAATTCGGAAAGATAATACAACAATATTGATAATTATGAACCCGAAAAATAAACGTCCGAACATCCTGTTTGCTCTGGCTGACGATGCATCGCACTTCAGCGCCTACGGCCACATCTTCGTCAACACGCCGCACTTTGACCGTGTGGCGCACGCCGGAATCCTTTTCAACAACATGTTCACCACCAACCCGAAATGCGCACCGTCGCGCGCCTCCATGCTGACCGGGATGCACACCTGGCAACTCAAGGAAGCCTGCACCCACTGGTGCGTATTCCCGGGGCCGGACGAATTCGCCGTTTATCCCGACCTGCTCGAAGACGCCGGCTATCACGTCGGCTTCACCGGCAAAGGCTGGGCGCCGGGCGACTATGAACGCAACGGCCGTAAGCATAACCCCGCCGGCCCGGAATATAACGACATCACACTCACACCGCCGGAAGGCTCCCTGATTGCCGACTGCGATTATGCGGCCAATTTTGAGGACTTCCTCAGCAAACGCGCCGGCGACCAGCCGTTCTGCTTTTGGTATGGCGGGAAAGAACCGCATCGCGCCTACACCGCCGGCGAAGGACAGCGCCACGGCAAAAAGCTCGAAGACGTCACCGAAGTTCCGCCCTACTGGCCGGACGAACAGCTCGTTCGCGAAGACATGCTCGACTACGCCTTCGAAACCGAATGGTTCGACAGCCATTTGGGCAAGATGCTCGCACTCCTCGAAGAGCGCGGCGAACTGGAAAACACACTGGTCGTCGTAACCTCCGACAACGGCTGCCCCTTCCCGCGCGTCAAAGGCCAGATGTACGACGACGACTTCCGCCTGCCCTTTGCCGCCATGTGGGCCGCGCAGGTAAAATCCGGCCAGACCTGCGACGACCTGTGCAGCTTCATCGACCTCGCTCCCACCTTTCTCGAACTGGCAGGAGTTGAGATTCCCAAAGAGTGGCCGGGCAAATCACTTACCGATGTTTTCCAAGGGTTGGACGCCGGAAGAGATCGAGCGCTCATGGGGCGCGAACGTCACGACATGGGCCGCGAAAATGACGCGGGCTATCCGGTGCGCTGCATCCGCACGCCACAGTATCTGTATGTGCGCAACTTCGAGCCGACCCGCTGGCCGGCCGGCAATCCGGAAACCGGCTTTACCAACTGCGACAGCTCGCCAACCAAAACCCGCATTCTCGAACTGCATGAACAGGGTGTTGATTTCTACTACGAGCAGGCTTTCGGAAAACGACCGCTGGAACAGCTCTTTGATGTCAAAAAAGATCCGTACTGCATGACCGATCTGGCGACCGATCCGGCCTTTGCCGAAACCAAAGCGGCCCTCTGGGAAGAACTGAAAGCCAAGCTGGAAGAGACGGGAGATCCGAGGATCTTCGGCAACGGCGGTATCTTTGACACCTATGAGTACTGCAGCGACGCTCCGCACTCATGGGCCAACTACGCGACAGCCACCTGGGAACCGCAGGTTTATTAACCTGCGGCGCCCTCGGCGCTTGTTATTCGCCCAACAGAGCAGCGATCACCTGCGCATAAACCCGCACCATAAAATCGTTCGGGTGGTTAACATGATTGCCGGTCATATCGCAGTAGCGCTTGGTTTTCAGAAAATATTCGTGCATCGACCACACATCGGCGACGGCCACGGATTCCGATTCCAGCTGTTTGAGCGCCGGAAGATATCCGTCCATCGGCGAAAGGGAACGCCAGTTTTCGTTGGGCTGGAACGAGGCGATCAGGATGAATTCAACATCCGGATTCTGCGCCTTGATGAGCTCCATGGTTTTCTTGGTGTTGGCAATGTATTGTTCCACCGGGACTCTGGCCCCGTCATTCATACCGAACCCAAGCAGGCAGAGATCCGCTTTTTCAGGAGCTGCATAGTACGGAGCCACACTGAGGCCCCAGCTCGAAACCATGCCGCCCAGCGATGCATTCACAAAGGTGATTTCGCTCTGCGAACCGGAGCGTAAATATGTCATCAGCAAGTCGCCGTATCCCGGAACAAACGGCGGCTTCCCGGCTTTGCCGCTGGCGCTGGCTCCCGTGGAAATGCTGTCGCCCAGCAAAAGAATTTTCAGCGGTTCACCGCTGCGAAGCGCTTTTTTGGTTTTCAGAAGCTGCTTCTTTCCGGTCGATGGAACAGGGCCGCCCCATTTGCCGGCGTGTTCATAAGTCACGGCAATCTGGCGGTCGTTCCAATAATTGCCTTCGGTAAAGGCAATGTATCCGCCTTTCCACGACTTAAAGGTTTTCGGAGGCGCATCGGCAGAATCAGGATAGAGCTGCTTGTACGTTAAAGAAGGAATCGGGGATTTTTCGGTCAGCCGAATCGTTTTGCCATCCAGGATAAAATCAGTACCGCTCTGATAGGTTTTGTCCAGTGCATAACCGCGCACCGTAATCTCCCCGACCGGATCGAACAGCAGGGAGCCCTCCGGCGCCTTGCCATCAACCGAAATCGGCAACACGGTTTCCCAAATCATTCTGGATGACTCCCATACCGGCGCCATCATCTCTTCCAGAGGATACCCCGGCTGCTCCGCAGTATCCACAATCAGCTGTGCTTTCGCTCCCGGCTTGGGACTGACCGCCGGAGCAGGGGATTCTGTCTGACGAATAACAAATGAAAGTTCCGCCTGGCTGGAATTTTCATTGAACCAGTCTGTGATAATAAAATTCACCCCGGAATGCGTGGTTTTGATTGTCGATGTGACCAGATACTTTTCGGAACCATCTGCGGACACAACATACAGCTTCATCGACGGAGTCATCCCGTCTCCGGCCACAGTCGCAGGCAGGGAAACCCGTGCATCTGCTGTCTGCCGGCTTTTGACCTGGCCCAAATCAAATGAAAACATACAAACGACACCGGGCTCGTCACTTTTTTCAGGGGTCGCTGCCAATTGTATCTTTTCTGAGAAGGCTGCAAACAGGCTCCCCGTCAACACCCAAACCGCAAACAGTTTTTTCATCGTCACAATCTCCTTTGTTAACACACAAGACGGCCAGAACAGCTCTGAGAATAAGACTTCTCATTATGACCATTTATTCCCTCTGTTCAATGTCTTCACAGAACTGAATGATCCGCAAAACCAGCTGGTTGCCTTCCCGGCGACATCTAGGTACATTTGCTGGATGAAAACACTGGGTACCATTCTGATTGTTCTGTTCGTAATTGTCGCATTGCTGGGCGTCGGGCTTCAGATGTTCCTGACCAAGGGGCTGACATCTGCGCTCAACCAGGGAGTCTTCCCTGCCGTCAAGGCCATGTACGGACTGGAAATGAGCATCACCAACGCATCGGTGAATGTCCTTAAAGGAACGGCCGAACTGCAGGGCTTTGCCGTGCGCAACCTGAAAGGCTATGAAGAACCCTACCTGCTGACCTTTGACGACTGCCTGATGGAAGTCGATATGATGTCGCTGATCCGCCGGGACCCGATTCTCATCAACCGCGCTGAAGCACATGGCGCCGTACTGGTGGTTGAACGGAACAGCGATCGCAAGTTCAACGTCAAGGAACTCGCCGATGCTCTCAAGCCGGTTGAATCATCAACCGCGCCGGATACGGAGCCGGAAGAAAAAGCAGAACCGCAACGCGTCCCGGCCCCTGAAAAAGAAGTCGCAAAAACAGAACCGGTACCCGTGCATATCCGCCGCATCATCGCTGATCTGCGCGTTCTTTATTCCGACTCCAAAAGAGACCGGGAATATCCACTGGATCTGCAACTGAAAGCCAGCGACCTGTTTACAGTTCCAGAAAAAAGCCAACCGAACAGCCTGATCGTTCTGCGCGGATCACTGGCAGACGACAGCAATTCATTTGCCACCGATCTCAGCGCCGTCTTAGAGCCGCTGACCGACCCGGCCAATCCGACCTTCAACGCAACCGGAAGTATTCTGGATATCGACGCCGAATTCCTCGAAGAACTGCTGAGCAAAAACGATATGGAAAGCGGCGTCTTTTCCATTAAGCCATCGATTACCTGCAACCAGGGCCGACTCGAAGGATCCGACATCGACCTGGTCATTAAAGACCTCAAAATCTACAATGCGGAAATCGGCGAAACCAAACTGACGCTGCCAATCACCGGCACGCTGCAGAAACCATGGATTGATTTGTCCGGCACACTCAGTTCGCTCTTCTCGGAACAGGCGCTCAACATCGGAAAAGCCGTTGGTCTTCAGGAATTGAAAAAAGAACTCGGCATCGAAGACGGCGCCATCACACAGCAGACTCTAATGGGCCAGCTCACCAACCGGGTAGAAGAAATCAATGACAGCCCTGCCCTGCAGGAACTGATCCAGCAGATTGCTCCGGGCACACAGCCAACCAACAGCACCTCCACAAATCAACCGATCAAAAAAGCCATCGGAAACGCTCTGATTGAACAGCTCGAACAAAACGTTAAAGAAGTCGAAGGCAACGAGGCGGTTAAGGACCTTCTCCGCGGCTTTTTCAACAAATAACCTGAAACCGGTTCTTCTATGCAAATACAGATTCCTCTTCTCACCATACTCGCCTATCTGATCGGTTCCGTGCCGTTCGGCCTGCTGCTCGCAAAAACCCAAGGCAAAGACATCCGGAAACTGGGC of Tichowtungia aerotolerans contains these proteins:
- a CDS encoding helix-turn-helix domain-containing protein, giving the protein MMIKTVNGSRRLAASEEPQVLFVLTGKCRVGGRTVAVPVALPMTEPVELTDVQAMLLEGCLSEAVAPDDLSVQIVRETFFEFEVTNAHRQAAVSYLFQRLETCEPPETGHLAPRVMSWLELHLDEEISLDSLSEQFGCSKSGLAAAFRRDQLRPPMKELALLRIEKVCELLKENELNVSQIARAVGYDDLAAFNHFFRRHTGRSPSDYRESCLWIT
- a CDS encoding glycoside hydrolase family 2 protein, which encodes MADTNWKPAESPLMTVWGEQLNPESVWQEYPRPQMQREEWMNLNGLWEYSVLPKTDAGPAEFDGEILVPFCIESALSGVGRRVSPEERLWYRRTVDVSRDWKDNAVLLHFGAVDYECTVWVNGGLAGHHRGGNTPFFFDVSAFLIDGENELLVSVWDPTSSEDQPRGKQDLFPHNIWYTPVTGIWQTVWLEPVAKENSIEELRITPDVDASSVEVQVIGRVPPSRWRDCVQVSVFDGDVKIAETRGHIDDSLILPLVSPELWSPDAPKLYDLRVELFSGQGDSRESLDHARSYFAMRKISMAPDGDGVQVLLNNEPLFQYGTLDQGWWPDGLLTPPSEDALRWDVDFLKAAGFNMVRKHIKIEPQAFYAHCDRIGMLVWQDMPSGFIQASEIDLEKRCTVQHVPEGGQKDVLMRSRSAIAFDAELREMIASLYNYPCIAVWVPLNEGWGQHEVAHKTQLIRSLDSTRLVSSTSGWEDRDIGDLYDIHNYWEETLIPEPRKDRAVVVGEFGGLGYAVHGHLWWDRNWGYQSYENVEELVAQYQKRLSRILFGIREKSLQAAVYTQTTDVEGEINGLVTYDRKVIKIAEERLRALHEELYAPESVCL
- a CDS encoding sulfatase family protein codes for the protein MNPKNKRPNILFALADDASHFSAYGHIFVNTPHFDRVAHAGILFNNMFTTNPKCAPSRASMLTGMHTWQLKEACTHWCVFPGPDEFAVYPDLLEDAGYHVGFTGKGWAPGDYERNGRKHNPAGPEYNDITLTPPEGSLIADCDYAANFEDFLSKRAGDQPFCFWYGGKEPHRAYTAGEGQRHGKKLEDVTEVPPYWPDEQLVREDMLDYAFETEWFDSHLGKMLALLEERGELENTLVVVTSDNGCPFPRVKGQMYDDDFRLPFAAMWAAQVKSGQTCDDLCSFIDLAPTFLELAGVEIPKEWPGKSLTDVFQGLDAGRDRALMGRERHDMGRENDAGYPVRCIRTPQYLYVRNFEPTRWPAGNPETGFTNCDSSPTKTRILELHEQGVDFYYEQAFGKRPLEQLFDVKKDPYCMTDLATDPAFAETKAALWEELKAKLEETGDPRIFGNGGIFDTYEYCSDAPHSWANYATATWEPQVY
- a CDS encoding sulfatase-like hydrolase/transferase — protein: MRNRIYKTGVAALLAGFWAMAKPEPPPNILVVLVDDMGYSDLGCFGSCIETPTVDRLAAEGLTLTQFYNTARCMPSRASLLTGLYPHKAGMGYMAEPLDALAYQGHLNHNCMTIAEALNAAGYWTMHSGKWHVAHTLRDQQHAPCRRGFDRSFLRSFRVNYFNPPWLAVNFTGDPAQCKSKEELGFDDSFYLTDAEADYAIRFLEEWKSEQAQKPFFMYLAFDAPHWPMHARPEDIAKYRWKKDKFRNGWDEVRERRFKAMQKRKILDPSWTLPPRDPALPAWDSIPGDSADGWDGVPMNQYDKDDWDLKMAVYAAMIDRMDQKLGDVIAWLEKSGVRDNTLILFLADNGGCPEEVGSHDRREVGTPESYQGCFMPWAHVQNTPFRMYKHWVHEGGISTPCIINWPAGMDESVKGALDRTPGHVVDVMATCLDAAGAELPDVFEREGRAYRIQPPEGESLLPLLNGGALPERALFFEHEGNRAVRDGDWKLVSRYEKDVQLYSHYGYPAAPRAAEWELYNLKNDRTETTDLAAACPEIASRLAKKYQAWTVQSGARPWSELEPVFDLQVAERRPILQFEQSFERGAEPGAVGRASRRFSCAGQDALHESPVDCRQALTVSMWVQFDSVPELGKDCYLLGQMNWPTKGFHLHYRDGQWIFNLLRRDGIAALKHRRSVVPGEWVHLGAIWNGQTARLYLNGEEVQSAAVPGMDPSDAALWIGGNGRDKGAGGLIDDVRVYNTALSPEILRGLYQQGNEVRLALDFDRLAPRFAPGDSVGSVSSSVFLPQKAAGGSDVVWSSSHPDILGHDGRLIHRPADRRQVELTARLRLYAGEKVKRFNVAISGQVR
- a CDS encoding helix-turn-helix transcriptional regulator gives rise to the protein MENNRIIETQVERIIIPENSRERILTQPSPNIHCMDDYNILIAGISELTKGYGAERFPSYYNMILYAYSGSAQIEEGGTTRILKAGEVMTAPIGHTFSYAPVTDRWEIAWIHLVDSPDWNALFPKAITVRPAQWGQLVKTLMEAFITESNTRRADSRQPLRLCTEMITCYLKRELGMENPTELKARETLQNLWSQVHADLTRKWTVDELAGSAGLCKTYLHRLCTKFYNTSPMNMITTMRMERAAELLSFSNYTLEMIADQIGYESAFTFSKAFKRYAGISPKEFRKKQSAT
- a CDS encoding ABC transporter ATP-binding protein; its protein translation is MANVNLNGIFKIYDDGYEAVRNFNLDIEHGEFLVLVGPSGCGKSTTLRMVAGLEEISRGAISIGDRVVNDVAPKDRDIAMVFQNYALYPHMSVYDNMAFGLKLRKMPKKEIRQRVEKAAEILGLQDLLKRKPKALSGGQRQRVAMGRAIVREPSVFLFDEPLSNLDAKMRVEMRKEILQLHRRISTTMIYVTHDQIEAMTLGDRICVMNVGVIEQVGEPTVIFDHPATLFVARFIGTPPMNIFSGKLRRSAEGQILFDGDSILCPLPADKAAMLEGWEDKNVCLGIRPRALKLAKDEAPIVFEGRIDVSEMLGEEVLVHVESGEHKYITSINPHEAAELKDGTIRLTPDLTLAHIFDAETGRNLTLPEEVKATTLPA
- a CDS encoding AraC family transcriptional regulator is translated as MTQDNGFVLFESGEPCMLSLPRDARLPILPLAAGWQREHGSQRHINWDNSTRTTHGAPERSVLLFQYTMSGSAVFRDEDGERILKPGTGFLVPFGSPTSYWLPRDMEWEWIWVSVQSRELYRWGEALVAEQGYCFELPPDTGAVPQLAGLLADRFAGKPLDAEEVSARAYRFFMEIPRTLRAGGKPGGVAERALALIETCFCDPSFNVSELARRLGVSRAHFTRLFAAENGEPPGKTIETRRLQNARELAALSELSVKEICFSSGYRNVSHFCAQFKKRFGCTPGGLL